The Natrinema saccharevitans genome includes the window AGCTCCACCCGATCGGTCGCCAGGACGGCTGTCAGTGTGGATGTACCGAGTTCACCAGTGTCGACGGCTCGCTCGCTGGGCTTTCCCGCGGGGAGGGCGACGACTGAGCGCGACGACTCGGCGGATGTTCCCGATCGGGTACTCGCCGGTCGCGAGCCTGCCGTCGAACCGCCGATCCGTCGGACCCCGTTCTACTATTATTTCAGGTTCGAACTAAATTCGACATATCTGTACAATGTGGGCTCGAGACCAATACCTATTCATAGCTGAACTCTGAATTGTCATCGCAAGGCATGGACGACGAACGTATTACACCCGTAGAACTTCCCGAACCGAGATACGAGTACGGGGGAGACGACCACGTGTTCGTCGAACTCGCGGAGGAAATGAGCTTCACGGCCAATTTCAAGGCCATGGCGATCACCCAACAGGTCGCCGATCGAGACATCGAGGGGGTCGTGGAGAACTGTCCGGCCAACGCGTCCTACATGCTTCGCATCGATCCGGACGTCATCCGGCCGGACGATCTGATCGACGAACTGAAAGCGATCGAGGCGGAGACCGACATCGAGAACTACGAGTGGGAGACGCGGGTCATCGACGTCCCGGTCCTGTTCGAGGACCCGTGGACCCACGAGACGCTCATGGAGTTTCGCGACCGCCATCAGGACCCGGACTCGACGGACCTCGAGTACTCTGCTCAGCTCAACGGGTTCGACGACGTCGACTCGTTCATCGACGCGTTCGTCGGCGCACCGCATATGGTGACGATGGTCGGGTTCGTTCCGGGACTCCCGTGGTGTTTCCAGATGGTGCCGCGCAGTCAACAGCTGGAAGTGCCCAAATACGTCGAACCGCGGACCGACACGCCCGGACGCGCGGTCGGTTTCGGTGGCGCGTTCTCGGTCATCTACCCGGTTCAGGGGGCCGGCGGCTACCAGCTGTTCGGTCGCACGCCGGTCGAAGTGCTGGACACCGACCGGACGCTGCCCGACTTCCGCGATTCGATGGTGTTCCCGAACCCAGGTGACATCTTGAACTACAGACGGATCGATCGGGCGGAGTACGACGAAATCCGCGAGGCCGTCGAAGACGGGACCTACGAGTTCGAGTACGAGACGGTGACCTTCTCGCCCGACGAGTTCTTCGAGTCGCCACGCGAATACAACGCCCGGCTCGTGGAGGGGGAAGCATGATCGAGATCGAAGAGGGCGGTATCGCGACGACGATACAAGATCTCGGACGCACCGGCCACTACCACATCGGAATGCCGCCGTCGGGCGCGATGGACCGGTACGCACACACGGTCGCCAACTACCTCGTCGGAAACGACGCCGACGCCGCGACCGTCGAGATGACCTATCAGGGCATCACGGCGACGTTCCGAGAGGACGCCGTGATCGCGATCACCGGCGCGGACATGTCGCCGAGAGTCAACGGCGATCCGATCGAGACGTGGCGGTCCGTCGCCGTCGAGGCCGGCGACGAACTCGCCCTCTCGTTCGCGACCGAAGGGGCGCGGGCGTATCTCGCCGTCGCCGGCGGTATCGACGTACCGAAGGTGATGGGCAGCGGGTCGACGTACACGCTCGTCGGCATCGGTGGCCACGAGGGTCGCGCCCTCGAGGCGGGCGACGAACTGTCGATCGGCGAGTCCAACGACGGCGACGAACTGGTCGGAACGCGAGTCGGCGACGAGTACGTCCCCACGTACGCGGACGAGGAGACCGTCCGGATCGTCCTCGGACTGACCGACTACCGGCTGACCGAGGCGGCGAAGGAGACGCTTTGCAACGCCGAATGGACGGTCTCGTCGGAGGCCGATCGCGTCGGCTACCGGCTCGAGGGACCGGACCTCGAGTTCGAGGAGCGCGAACAGCCGTTCGGTGCCGGGACCGATCCGTCGAACGTCGTCGATCTCGGCTACCCAATCGGCTCGATCCAGGTACCGAACCAGCCGATCGTCCTGATGCAGGACGCGGTCACTGGCGGAGGCTACGCGACCGTCGGGACGGTCATCAGCGCCGACCGCGGACTGCTCGCACAGCGACAGACCCACGATTCGGTGTACTTCGAGGCCGTCGACGTCGACGACGCACACGCCGCCCGCGAGGAGCGCAACGAACGCCTCGAAGCCGTTCGCGCGGCGATCGATGGCGGGATCTGACATTCAACTCTCTCGAGTTGACTGAAACAGAGAACAGAACAAAGGATATATTCGGTACTGAATACAATACGGACGCACACCATGTCCGACAAGACCACGATTACGTCACCGATGCCGGGCGTCTTCTACCGCCGTCCCGATCCCGATGACCCGCCGTTCGTCGAGCCGGGAGACGAGGTCGAGGAGGGCGAGACGGTCGGACTCGTCGAAGTCATGAAGAACTTCCACGATATCGAGGCCGACAGTTCGGGGACCGTCGGCGAGTTCCTCGTCGAGGACGAGGCCGAGATCGAGGCCGACCAGCCGCTCGTCGAGGTCGAGTAACCGTCCTCGCGGCGTCGCCACAGCGACCGAACCGCCGTCGGCCGACTCCGATCGCGGACTCGAGCCGAGATGGCTCGCCTGTCGAACCCGCGCTTTCGCTCAGATATATCACCTTCGAGCAATACCGCCTTCTTCACACCTATATTTCATCACCGATTCAGAAGTCGGACAGCGTCCGAATTTTTCCGATTCTGTAGACGGGGCGACGGAAGATATATGCGAAATCCTGCTATAATTACGCCCGTGACGACGATAGACATCAACTGCGATATGGGAGAGAGTTTCGGGAACTGGCAGATGGGGCGGGACGAGGAAGTCATGCCCTATATCACGTCAGCGAACATCGCAGGGGGGTTCCACGCCGGCGACCCCCACGTCATGCGCGAGACGGTCTCGCTCGCCGCCGAACACGACGTGGCGATCGGCGTCCATCCGGGACTCCCCGACAGGATGGGGTTCGGCCGGCGGAAGATCGATGCCAGTCCCGAAGCGGTTCGGGACTACGTCGTGTATCAACTCGGTGCGCTCACCGCGTTCGCGCGCCGCCACGGTGCCGCGGTGCAACACGTCAAGCCCCACGGCGCGATGTATTCGATGCTCTCGGAGAGCCCGGAACACGCCCGCGCCGCCATGGAGGGGATGCTCGAGGTCGACGACGACCTGATCTACCTCGCGACCGATATGAACATCTACGAGGTCGCACAGGAGGTCGACGGGCTCCGGGCCGTCTTCGAGGGGTACGTCGACTTGGATTACCGGGCCGACCGCTCGCTCATCGTCGAACGGGAACTCGCGGACCGCGATCCCGAACTCGTGGCCGACCGATTCGTCTCGATCGCGACGGACGGCGTCGTCGAGGCGGCCAACGGGGAAGAGATCGCCGTCCCCGCCGACAGTATCTGTATCCACGGCGACAATCCGAACGCCGTCGCGATCCTCGAGGCGATCCACGAGCGAGTCGGCGAACACGGGATCGAACTCGAGTCGCTGTCGGCGATCGCGTAACGACCGGCTACTCGCCCACGAGTTCCCGATCCACGTACTTGGTCGTGTGATCGTTCGCCAGGAACCCCTCGTCTTCGAGCAACTCGCGGTGGAACGGAACCGTCGTCGGGACGCCCTCGATGGCCGTTTCGTCGAGCGCGCGCTTGCCGCGAGCGATCACCTCCGCTCTGTCTCGCCCGGTGACGATCAGTTTGCCGAACATCGAGTCGTAGAACGGCGCGATCGAATCGCCCTCGTCGACGCCGTCGTCGACGCGGACGCCGATCCCTCGGGGCGGTTCGTACGTCGAGAGCGTCCCCGGGAGCGGCGTGAAATCGTTGTCCGGATCCTCGGCGTTGAGTCGGAACTCCATGGCGGCACCTCGCGGTTCGATCTCGTCTTGGGAAAATGGGAGTTCCTCGCCGGCCGCGACCCGGAGCTGCCACTTCACCAGATCGATTCCAGTGAGTTCCTCCGTCACGGTGTGTTCGACCTGGATCCGAGCGTTGACCTCGATGAAGTAGAAGTCGCCGTCTTCGTAGAGGAACTCGACCGTCCCGGCGTTGACGTAGTCCGCTGCCGCCGCGCCGCGACGGGCCGCCGCACAGATCGCGTCGCGGGTCTCGTCGTCCAGCACGGGGGAGGGCGACTCCTCGACGAGTTTCTGCTGGCGGCGCTGAACGGTGCAGTCCCGTTCGCCGAAATGGCGGACGTTCCCGTGTTCGTCGCCCATGATCTGGACCTCGATGTGACGCGGCCCCTCGAGGAAGCGCTCGAGATAGACGTTGGGATTGTCGAAGTACGCGTCCCCTTCTCGGATCGCTTCCTGTAGCTTCGATTCGATCTGTGACGGCTCGTGAACGATTTTGAGCCCGCGGCCGCCGCCACCGCCGTCGGCCTTGATCGCGACCGGGTACCCGTGTTCGTCCGCGAACGCTTCGACCGCCTCCGGCGACGTGATCGGCTCGGTCGTCCCCGGAACGATGGGAACGTCGGCCTCGGCCATGATCTTGCGCGCTTTGGTCTTCTCGCCGAAGTCGGCCATCACGTCGCTCGGCGGCCCGATCCACTCGAACTCGCTTTCCTCGACGGCGGCCGCGAACGACTCGTTCTCCGCGAGGAACCCGTATCCAGGATGGATCGCGTCGGCGTCGGCCGCCCGTGCGGCCTCGAGCAACGCGTCCTGGTCCAAGTAGCTCTCCTTCGCCTTCGAGGGACCGATATGGTAGGCCTCGTCAGCCAGTCGGACGTGTTTCGCGTCCTCGTCCGCATCGCTGTAGACGGCGACCGAGTCGATTCCGAGATCCGCACACGCCTGCGCGATTCGAACGGCGATCTCCTCGCGGTTCGCGATCAGGACCTTTTCGAACACAATATGGGACGAGACTCGCTATTAAATGATAAATCTAACCTTACTCGGATTCTCGGATGTCGTTCATAATTGGGACGGTCCGCGGCCGCGTTCGACCAGTCGGCTCGTTCCGCGACGCGACCCGGCCGGACGCAGACGGTCTATCGCGAGTACGACCCGTATCAGGCGACCGTCTCGAGCGCGGCCCTGAGTTCGTCGACGGCGTACTGAAGCTGCTCGCGCGAGATGGAAAGCGGCGGCTGGAAGCGCATGACGTTCTTGTAGTAGCCGCCGACCCCCATCACGACGTTCGATTCGTCGCGGAGGTAGTCGCTGACGGCCGACGCCAGCTCGGGGTCCGGCTTCGGGGCGACGTTCTGTGGCCCCGTCGTCCCCGGCTCGACGAGTTCGACGCCCCACATCAGTCCGAGCCCGCGGGTCTGACCGACGACCTCGTACTCGCCCTCGAGCGCGCCGAGTTCGTCGGCGAGCCACCGGCCCTGCTCGC containing:
- a CDS encoding 5-oxoprolinase subunit B family protein; translated protein: MDDERITPVELPEPRYEYGGDDHVFVELAEEMSFTANFKAMAITQQVADRDIEGVVENCPANASYMLRIDPDVIRPDDLIDELKAIEAETDIENYEWETRVIDVPVLFEDPWTHETLMEFRDRHQDPDSTDLEYSAQLNGFDDVDSFIDAFVGAPHMVTMVGFVPGLPWCFQMVPRSQQLEVPKYVEPRTDTPGRAVGFGGAFSVIYPVQGAGGYQLFGRTPVEVLDTDRTLPDFRDSMVFPNPGDILNYRRIDRAEYDEIREAVEDGTYEFEYETVTFSPDEFFESPREYNARLVEGEA
- a CDS encoding acetyl-CoA carboxylase biotin carboxylase subunit, which codes for MFEKVLIANREEIAVRIAQACADLGIDSVAVYSDADEDAKHVRLADEAYHIGPSKAKESYLDQDALLEAARAADADAIHPGYGFLAENESFAAAVEESEFEWIGPPSDVMADFGEKTKARKIMAEADVPIVPGTTEPITSPEAVEAFADEHGYPVAIKADGGGGGRGLKIVHEPSQIESKLQEAIREGDAYFDNPNVYLERFLEGPRHIEVQIMGDEHGNVRHFGERDCTVQRRQQKLVEESPSPVLDDETRDAICAAARRGAAAADYVNAGTVEFLYEDGDFYFIEVNARIQVEHTVTEELTGIDLVKWQLRVAAGEELPFSQDEIEPRGAAMEFRLNAEDPDNDFTPLPGTLSTYEPPRGIGVRVDDGVDEGDSIAPFYDSMFGKLIVTGRDRAEVIARGKRALDETAIEGVPTTVPFHRELLEDEGFLANDHTTKYVDRELVGE
- a CDS encoding acetyl-CoA carboxylase, whose product is MSDKTTITSPMPGVFYRRPDPDDPPFVEPGDEVEEGETVGLVEVMKNFHDIEADSSGTVGEFLVEDEAEIEADQPLVEVE
- a CDS encoding LamB/YcsF family protein — translated: MTTIDINCDMGESFGNWQMGRDEEVMPYITSANIAGGFHAGDPHVMRETVSLAAEHDVAIGVHPGLPDRMGFGRRKIDASPEAVRDYVVYQLGALTAFARRHGAAVQHVKPHGAMYSMLSESPEHARAAMEGMLEVDDDLIYLATDMNIYEVAQEVDGLRAVFEGYVDLDYRADRSLIVERELADRDPELVADRFVSIATDGVVEAANGEEIAVPADSICIHGDNPNAVAILEAIHERVGEHGIELESLSAIA
- a CDS encoding 5-oxoprolinase subunit C family protein; translated protein: MIEIEEGGIATTIQDLGRTGHYHIGMPPSGAMDRYAHTVANYLVGNDADAATVEMTYQGITATFREDAVIAITGADMSPRVNGDPIETWRSVAVEAGDELALSFATEGARAYLAVAGGIDVPKVMGSGSTYTLVGIGGHEGRALEAGDELSIGESNDGDELVGTRVGDEYVPTYADEETVRIVLGLTDYRLTEAAKETLCNAEWTVSSEADRVGYRLEGPDLEFEEREQPFGAGTDPSNVVDLGYPIGSIQVPNQPIVLMQDAVTGGGYATVGTVISADRGLLAQRQTHDSVYFEAVDVDDAHAAREERNERLEAVRAAIDGGI